Part of the Paludisphaera borealis genome, TCCCGACCCTGGTCCGTCCGACGCTCACGGACCTGTTGCGTGCCCGCCTGGTTCTGGCCAGCATGGGCGCCACGGTCATCAGCGACATGACGCAACCCTTCGCCTTGCCCAAGGTCACTGCCGGTCTCGCCGGCGGCTGGGTGTCGACCGAAGGCACGAACGTCGCGGCCTCGGCTCCGACGATCGGTCAGGTTCCGTTCGGCTACAAGATGGTCGAAGCGACCACGAAGCTGAGCCGCCAGTTCATCGCCGGGTCCAGCCTGGACGGCGAACGCCTGATCGCGGATCAGCTCGTCAAGACGGTTGCCAACATCGTGGAGAACGGGGCGATCAACGGCTCCGGTTCCAGCGGCCAGCCGAAGGGGCTGTTCACCTACACGTCAGGCGACGGCATCGGGACCCTCGCCCTCGGCGCCAACGGCGCCGCGATCACGTGGGCTCAGTTGACGGGCATGACCGGAACGGTCGACACCGCGAACGCCCCCGGCGACGCGAGGGCGTGGCTCATCAACCCCACGACCACGGCGTTTTTCCAGTCGACCCCGAAGGTTGCGGGTTACCCGACCTTCATGCTCGACAGCAACAACACCATCAACGGCTACGGCTACGGGTCGACCAGCCTGGTCTCCAGCACCATCACCAAGGGCACCAGCACCAGCATCCTGTCGGCCCTGGCCTTCGGGTCGTGGTCGGAACTGGTCATCGCCCTGTTCTCGGGCTTGGATTTGTTCATCGATCCCTACTCGGCTCAGCCGCACGTCC contains:
- a CDS encoding phage major capsid protein, which produces MNLTEMRTRANAALARARDLESRIASADEPTAEDRASLDTAIAEATGLFNQVQEDEARSARVRELQARASAPGERVGQPLLPHNDRSNTRGDAHQYSLLRAIRGELAMREGHGSFDGIERETHDTLASLRGKAPTGILIPWDAPLNQRVGLSGVQYRADLTTSTGAGAIPTLVRPTLTDLLRARLVLASMGATVISDMTQPFALPKVTAGLAGGWVSTEGTNVAASAPTIGQVPFGYKMVEATTKLSRQFIAGSSLDGERLIADQLVKTVANIVENGAINGSGSSGQPKGLFTYTSGDGIGTLALGANGAAITWAQLTGMTGTVDTANAPGDARAWLINPTTTAFFQSTPKVAGYPTFMLDSNNTINGYGYGSTSLVSSTITKGTSTSILSALAFGSWSELVIALFSGLDLFIDPYSAQPHVRVTVAQDVDVNFLHLASFVTCQDLKTS